A window of the Sphaerobacter thermophilus DSM 20745 genome harbors these coding sequences:
- the priA gene encoding replication restart helicase PriA, which translates to MDTPVSDRRRLLTYALPEHLAGRVAPRHLIWVPLRKELRLAIVVRVHDEAPAFPVRPVYAPVEPAFCLSERQWELIQWIAETTLCSLFEAASPCLPPGVGQRSVEHLRLRSPDGAGDHQLTRTQQALVDLLAERGETSLEAARKALGRSLTSVVAKLEAAGVIERTARVVSGAPRTPTARYVRLITPDGVDLHRAPAQRRALEVIRRRVALAGDEPIPWHDLVRRPGVTAAALQALAERGVIEILELPSPSAPPAQPRPGAGSTYLTPEQAAAWRTLLAALRAGEPEEFLLHGITGSGKTEIYLRAAAWCVGRGKQVIMLVPEIALAAQTVARFNERFPGQVAVLHSTLPPATRYHTWRAVAEGRIPIVVGPRSALFAPLERVGLVILDEEHEGAYKQDNPPRYHAREVARRLIRQHNAVLLLGSATPDVTTYYAAETGAIRLLELPTRVGPRVLGKRGRPEHRTLDLPEVQVVDMRLELSQGHTHIFSRPLQAALRRAVESGEQAILFLNRRGAATLIQCRACGHVEQCPFCDVPLVYHADQRLLLCHRCNQRQPPPSRCPACGSSAVGYYGTGTQRVEAEVRRLIPGARVLRWDQDALRRGVEHRHLMQRVLRHEVDVIVGTQMVAKGLDFPLVSTVGIINADTLLHLPDIRSAERTFQLLTQVAGRAGRRTPGARVIVQSYTPDHYAIDAASRHDYAAFYREEIAFRRKHGYPPFRRLIRFVYRHPDEVTCQTTAAEVADLLAATADRLGARDVDLLGPTPAFTAKVRGRYQWQILLRGADSHAVASAVDLDPGWAIDVDPLSVL; encoded by the coding sequence GTGGATACGCCCGTCAGCGATCGGCGGCGGTTGCTGACCTATGCCCTGCCGGAGCACCTGGCCGGGCGCGTCGCACCGCGCCACCTGATCTGGGTCCCGCTGCGCAAGGAGCTGCGGCTGGCGATCGTGGTGCGGGTCCACGACGAGGCGCCCGCCTTCCCGGTGCGGCCTGTTTACGCCCCGGTCGAGCCTGCCTTCTGCCTTTCCGAGCGCCAGTGGGAGCTGATCCAGTGGATCGCGGAGACCACGCTCTGCTCCCTGTTTGAGGCCGCGAGCCCGTGCCTCCCGCCCGGGGTGGGTCAGCGCAGCGTCGAGCACTTGCGGCTGCGGTCGCCGGACGGTGCAGGCGATCACCAACTCACCCGGACCCAGCAGGCACTGGTGGATCTCCTCGCGGAGCGAGGGGAGACAAGCCTGGAGGCGGCACGTAAGGCGCTCGGCCGCTCGCTGACCTCGGTCGTCGCCAAGCTCGAAGCGGCAGGAGTCATCGAGCGGACCGCGCGCGTTGTCTCCGGCGCACCGCGGACGCCCACCGCCCGCTATGTCCGGTTGATCACTCCGGACGGAGTCGACCTGCATCGCGCCCCGGCCCAGCGGCGGGCCCTGGAAGTTATCCGCCGCCGCGTGGCGCTGGCCGGGGATGAGCCGATCCCCTGGCACGATCTGGTGCGCCGGCCGGGCGTCACCGCTGCCGCGCTCCAGGCACTGGCAGAGCGCGGTGTGATCGAGATCCTGGAACTCCCGTCGCCGAGTGCTCCGCCGGCGCAGCCGCGCCCAGGGGCGGGCAGCACCTACCTGACCCCCGAGCAGGCGGCCGCCTGGCGCACGCTGCTGGCAGCGCTGCGGGCGGGCGAGCCGGAGGAGTTCCTGCTACACGGCATCACCGGGAGCGGCAAGACCGAGATCTACCTGCGGGCCGCCGCGTGGTGCGTCGGACGCGGCAAGCAGGTCATCATGCTGGTGCCGGAGATCGCGTTGGCGGCGCAGACCGTGGCGCGTTTCAACGAGCGCTTCCCCGGCCAGGTCGCGGTACTCCACAGCACACTCCCGCCCGCCACCCGCTACCACACCTGGCGCGCCGTCGCCGAGGGCCGCATCCCAATTGTCGTCGGCCCCCGTTCAGCGCTGTTCGCCCCGCTGGAGCGGGTGGGCCTGGTGATCCTCGACGAGGAGCACGAGGGTGCCTACAAGCAGGACAATCCACCCCGCTACCACGCGCGGGAGGTGGCGCGGCGGCTGATCCGCCAGCACAACGCCGTCCTCCTGCTCGGCAGTGCCACCCCCGACGTCACGACCTATTACGCCGCCGAGACGGGCGCCATCCGGCTGCTCGAACTCCCCACCCGCGTCGGCCCGCGCGTACTCGGGAAGCGTGGCCGGCCGGAGCACCGGACCCTGGACCTCCCCGAGGTCCAGGTCGTCGATATGCGCCTGGAACTGTCCCAGGGGCACACCCACATCTTCAGCCGCCCGTTGCAGGCCGCGCTGCGCAGGGCTGTGGAGTCAGGGGAACAGGCGATCCTCTTCCTCAACCGCCGAGGGGCCGCCACGCTGATCCAGTGTCGCGCCTGCGGCCACGTCGAGCAGTGCCCCTTCTGCGATGTGCCGCTCGTCTACCACGCGGACCAGCGGCTGCTCCTCTGCCATCGCTGCAATCAGCGCCAGCCGCCGCCCAGCCGCTGCCCGGCCTGCGGCAGCAGCGCCGTCGGCTACTACGGCACCGGGACCCAACGGGTGGAGGCGGAGGTGCGGCGCCTGATCCCGGGCGCTCGTGTGCTCCGCTGGGATCAGGACGCGCTCCGCCGGGGCGTGGAGCATCGCCACCTGATGCAGCGAGTGCTGCGCCACGAGGTGGACGTCATTGTCGGCACCCAGATGGTCGCCAAGGGGCTCGACTTCCCGCTGGTATCCACCGTCGGCATCATCAACGCCGACACCCTGCTCCACCTGCCCGACATCCGCTCGGCCGAGCGCACCTTCCAGCTCCTGACACAGGTGGCCGGCCGCGCGGGGCGGCGAACGCCGGGCGCGCGGGTCATCGTTCAGTCGTACACACCCGACCATTACGCGATCGACGCCGCCAGCCGCCACGACTATGCGGCCTTCTACCGGGAGGAGATCGCCTTCCGGCGGAAGCACGGCTACCCGCCCTTCCGCCGCCTGATCCGCTTCGTCTACCGCCACCCGGACGAGGTGACCTGCCAGACCACGGCGGCCGAGGTCGCCGACCTGCTGGCCGCCACCGCCGACCGGCTCGGCGCGCGCGATGTCGACCTGCTCGGTCCCACCCCGGCCTTCACCGCCAAGGTTCGCGGCCGCTACCAGTGGCAGATCCTGCTGCGCGGCGCCGACAGCCACGCGGTCGCCAGCGCCGTCGACCTCGACCCCGGCTGGGCCATCGATGTCGACCCCCTGAGCGTGCTGTGA
- a CDS encoding aspartate aminotransferase family protein has translation MASQMRKTIEQEYIERHPGSRERYERAVRAFPSGVTHDVRYLRPFPIYAERAQGSKKWDVDGHELIDYSMGHGALILGHSHPEIAEAVADQVRRGTHFGAGHDLEIEWGQRVCNLVPSVERVKFTSSGTEATLMAMRLARAFTGRDKIMKFAGHFHGWQDYAIKGEQPPFDGPPPPGVPQAVADTVVVAPVNDLDFVEQRLAAGDIAGVILEPSGASYATIPLPEGFLQRLREVTKKHDTLLIFDEVITGFRWAPGGAQERFNVTPDLTTMAKIVAGGLPGGAVGGRDDVMALLEFRDDPGWRKVGHPGTFNANPLSAVAGATCLQMVADPRVQRHADEMAAKIRAGFNEVLVRRGVPGFCYGESSVFHVMLGVECSNMTSGDLRMPEGVDPVVLKRGPAPKLSLALHQGMINEGVDLFHGGGLLSAAHSEEDIAKTIEAFDRTVARMADEGLFSGA, from the coding sequence ATGGCCAGCCAGATGAGGAAAACGATCGAGCAGGAGTACATTGAGCGGCACCCCGGCTCGCGGGAGCGCTACGAGCGCGCGGTGCGGGCCTTCCCCAGCGGCGTCACGCACGATGTGCGCTACCTGCGTCCCTTCCCGATCTACGCCGAGCGGGCGCAGGGGTCGAAGAAGTGGGATGTCGACGGCCATGAACTGATCGACTATTCCATGGGCCACGGGGCGCTGATCCTGGGGCATAGCCATCCGGAGATCGCCGAGGCGGTGGCTGATCAGGTGCGCCGCGGCACGCACTTCGGGGCTGGGCACGACCTGGAGATCGAGTGGGGCCAGCGGGTCTGCAACCTGGTGCCGTCGGTCGAGCGGGTCAAGTTCACCTCGTCCGGTACCGAGGCGACGCTGATGGCCATGCGGCTGGCACGAGCCTTTACCGGGCGGGACAAGATCATGAAGTTCGCCGGCCACTTCCATGGCTGGCAGGACTACGCCATCAAAGGGGAGCAGCCGCCGTTCGATGGCCCGCCGCCGCCGGGTGTCCCGCAGGCCGTGGCCGACACGGTGGTGGTGGCGCCGGTCAACGATCTGGACTTCGTGGAGCAGCGCCTGGCCGCCGGCGATATCGCGGGGGTGATCCTGGAGCCGAGTGGTGCGTCATACGCGACGATCCCGCTGCCGGAAGGATTCCTCCAGCGCCTGCGTGAGGTCACCAAGAAGCACGACACGCTGCTGATCTTTGACGAGGTCATCACCGGTTTCCGCTGGGCGCCGGGTGGGGCGCAGGAGCGCTTCAACGTCACACCGGATCTGACCACCATGGCGAAGATTGTGGCTGGTGGTCTGCCGGGCGGAGCGGTCGGCGGCCGAGACGACGTGATGGCGCTGCTGGAGTTCCGCGACGATCCGGGGTGGCGCAAGGTCGGGCATCCGGGAACCTTCAACGCCAACCCGCTCTCAGCCGTGGCCGGGGCGACCTGTCTGCAGATGGTGGCCGACCCGCGGGTGCAACGCCACGCCGACGAGATGGCGGCGAAGATCCGCGCCGGCTTCAATGAGGTGCTGGTGCGCCGCGGGGTTCCGGGCTTCTGCTATGGCGAGTCCTCGGTCTTCCACGTCATGCTTGGGGTGGAGTGCTCCAACATGACGAGCGGAGACCTGCGCATGCCGGAGGGTGTCGACCCGGTGGTGCTCAAGCGGGGCCCGGCGCCGAAGCTCTCGCTGGCGCTGCACCAGGGCATGATCAACGAGGGGGTCGATCTCTTCCACGGCGGCGGCTTGCTGAGCGCGGCCCACTCGGAGGAGGACATCGCCAAGACCATCGAGGCGTTCGACCGCACCGTCGCTCGGATGGCCGACGAGGGGCTCTTCTCGGGCGCCTAG
- a CDS encoding gamma-glutamyltransferase — protein sequence MPSDNPAWPFDHLPAPEQGPKEVAVGERAMVSTSHPMVTEAAVQVLREGGNAIDALLTAMPLQHVVEPHMSTLAGGFGLVYWEAASGRAYYLNAELDRPSGGPIPPRDAPEESGQRIAVPGTVRGMQALAERFGTRPWASYFEPAIKVADDGFPMYSFLYGEMAASYDRLTHYPSGRAFYTPAGYLTPVGHLHRQPALAAALRRLAQPDGVEWFQRGEWAQRFVEAVQQTGGSVTLEDMAGYEPRWAEPLRFRAFGYDLLGGDAPEYGAAFVGVALGILERVGIDPAEPWHGSARATALVARALGVAAHYTARYCQDPTAFGVPFDILLSDEFLSLQARLLTESFPTVDLPLPDDNLVAAPPQPGPGSTDSNHIVIVDAAGNWLTMLHTVYGTPFGTGLVVDGISVNSGNPSYFGGVSVGPGRRITTPLAPVLVLRDGQPWIGIGSPGAACQAVALVLLNLLHHRMDLEAAIDAPRLQLRAEGGRGMGWEIGTIAVETRFPEATLRGLVRLGIDVASLGDYNWHMGSVQTVMRDESGRLHGAADPRRGGHAAGF from the coding sequence ATGCCCAGCGACAATCCGGCATGGCCGTTCGACCATCTCCCGGCGCCGGAGCAGGGGCCGAAGGAGGTGGCCGTCGGTGAGCGGGCGATGGTTTCGACCTCGCACCCGATGGTCACCGAGGCCGCGGTGCAGGTGCTGCGCGAGGGGGGCAACGCGATCGACGCGCTGCTGACCGCCATGCCGCTGCAGCACGTGGTCGAGCCGCACATGTCGACGCTGGCCGGCGGCTTCGGCCTGGTCTACTGGGAGGCGGCCTCCGGGCGGGCCTACTACCTGAATGCGGAGTTGGACCGCCCGTCGGGTGGGCCGATCCCGCCCAGGGACGCGCCGGAGGAGTCGGGTCAGCGCATCGCTGTGCCGGGCACCGTGCGCGGGATGCAGGCCCTGGCCGAACGCTTCGGCACCCGGCCGTGGGCTTCCTACTTCGAGCCGGCCATCAAGGTGGCGGACGACGGCTTCCCGATGTACTCCTTCCTCTACGGCGAGATGGCCGCATCCTACGACCGGCTGACCCACTACCCGTCGGGGCGGGCGTTCTACACCCCTGCCGGCTACCTGACGCCGGTCGGCCACCTGCACCGCCAGCCCGCGCTCGCGGCGGCGCTGCGCCGGCTGGCCCAGCCGGACGGCGTCGAGTGGTTCCAGCGGGGCGAGTGGGCGCAGCGCTTCGTCGAGGCGGTGCAGCAGACCGGCGGCTCGGTAACGCTGGAGGATATGGCGGGTTATGAGCCGCGCTGGGCTGAGCCGCTCCGCTTCCGCGCCTTCGGCTATGACCTGCTCGGCGGCGACGCGCCGGAGTACGGCGCGGCGTTCGTGGGTGTCGCGCTGGGGATCCTGGAGCGCGTGGGCATCGACCCGGCCGAGCCATGGCACGGGTCGGCCCGCGCCACGGCGCTGGTGGCGCGGGCGCTCGGTGTGGCGGCGCACTATACCGCCCGCTACTGCCAGGACCCCACCGCGTTCGGGGTGCCGTTCGACATCTTGCTGTCGGACGAGTTCCTGAGCCTGCAAGCTCGCCTGCTGACGGAGAGCTTCCCCACGGTGGATTTGCCTCTGCCTGATGACAACCTCGTCGCGGCGCCGCCGCAGCCTGGTCCGGGGTCGACCGACAGCAACCACATCGTCATCGTCGACGCTGCGGGCAACTGGCTGACGATGCTGCACACGGTCTACGGCACGCCGTTCGGCACGGGGCTGGTGGTCGACGGGATCAGCGTCAACAGCGGGAATCCGAGCTACTTCGGAGGCGTCTCGGTGGGACCCGGCCGGCGGATCACGACGCCGCTGGCACCGGTCCTCGTGCTGCGTGACGGCCAGCCGTGGATCGGAATCGGCTCGCCCGGTGCTGCCTGCCAGGCCGTGGCGCTGGTCCTCCTGAACCTGCTTCACCACCGCATGGACCTCGAGGCGGCGATCGATGCGCCGCGCCTGCAGTTGCGGGCCGAGGGCGGCCGGGGGATGGGCTGGGAGATCGGCACGATCGCGGTCGAGACCCGCTTCCCGGAAGCGACGCTGCGGGGTCTGGTGCGGCTCGGCATCGACGTGGCGTCGCTGGGTGACTACAACTGGCACATGGGCTCGGTGCAGACGGTGATGCGCGACGAGTCCGGTCGCCTTCATGGCGCGGCCGATCCCCGCCGTGGCGGCCACGCCGCCGGGTTCTGA
- a CDS encoding branched-chain amino acid transaminase — protein MSEAHPKYLWWNGRQMPWEDATIHVTEIGWSTVGAIFEGIRAYWNPDHGEAYIFRLREHMERFSQSMKLVRLDQDYSTDQLIDAIVQLVRDNEHREDVYIRPLAYRSGDGKSFSGFGSEASILINTRPMPSHLLTGKTQHAGISSWTRISDNVMPPRVKNLSNYRNGQLANMEAAANGYDTAILLNAQGKVAEGPGACLMLVRNGKLITPDVTSSILESITRDALITMARQDLGLEVEERPVDRTELYVADEVFFCGTAAEITPIVSVDRYQVGDGTPGPITRRLEQLYHDVLRGIDPRYAEWRTPVGLAKLAPTGD, from the coding sequence ATGTCAGAAGCACACCCGAAATATCTCTGGTGGAACGGCCGTCAGATGCCATGGGAAGATGCGACCATCCACGTGACCGAGATCGGCTGGTCCACGGTCGGCGCAATCTTCGAGGGCATCCGGGCGTATTGGAACCCCGACCATGGGGAGGCGTACATCTTCCGGCTGCGCGAGCACATGGAGCGCTTCAGCCAGTCGATGAAGCTTGTCCGCCTGGACCAGGACTACTCCACCGACCAGCTCATCGATGCCATCGTCCAGCTGGTGCGTGACAACGAGCATCGGGAGGACGTGTACATCCGTCCGCTGGCCTACCGCAGCGGCGACGGCAAGTCCTTCAGCGGGTTCGGCAGCGAGGCGTCGATCCTGATCAACACGCGACCGATGCCGTCGCACCTCCTGACCGGCAAGACGCAGCACGCCGGCATCAGCTCCTGGACGCGCATCTCGGACAACGTGATGCCGCCGCGGGTCAAGAACCTCTCCAACTACCGCAACGGGCAACTGGCCAACATGGAGGCAGCGGCCAACGGCTATGACACCGCCATCCTGCTCAACGCACAGGGGAAAGTCGCTGAGGGCCCCGGCGCCTGCCTGATGCTGGTCCGCAACGGCAAGCTGATCACCCCGGATGTCACCAGCAGCATCCTGGAGAGCATCACGCGTGACGCGCTGATCACCATGGCCCGGCAGGACCTGGGGCTGGAGGTGGAGGAGCGGCCGGTCGACCGGACCGAACTCTACGTCGCCGACGAAGTCTTCTTCTGCGGCACGGCGGCCGAGATCACGCCGATCGTCTCGGTCGACCGCTATCAGGTGGGCGACGGCACGCCCGGCCCGATCACCCGCCGGCTGGAGCAGCTCTACCACGACGTCCTGCGCGGCATCGACCCGCGCTACGCCGAGTGGCGCACCCCGGTCGGCCTCGCCAAGCTCGCCCCGACCGGCGACTAA
- a CDS encoding peptide ABC transporter substrate-binding protein has protein sequence MPRQDRHPQPSSRPSPAAAARLSRRALLAAGALALLAACRGGSAGSATDSTPVSRGSQSPAARPSPAGAASPQPTSPATALSTPPASGPQVFYQWGFAADPISHDFNANRYCGGEPELWAGLLTLTPDFEPVADWAEAWSTSPDGLTWTFRLRPNNRGWSNGDPVTAHDFVWSWQRKLNPETAAPDAPLLYDIVGAREIHTAGAPPEALGARAADDWTLDVDLTGPSPRFLVIIASVAGFPAHRPSVERHGDRWTEAGNCVSNGPFILTRWERGVAFEIARNPNYWDAARVALDRCITPILPLDQGLAPYDDRQVDYIAVPRPDLPVVRNSPNLSRQLGRAVEAAVWCLIPQVTMPPFDDLRVRQAISRAIDRERIVQITEGRALGATSLMPVGMPGHFNDAEIVQIQQFDVDAALALLEDTPFAGGQNWPPLTLTMRQSDSDAELIANDVISQLRENLGLSLSLDILEREDFDAAVRAHEPALIWLRWWFHYPDPHNGYGDLFAPEDPLPRRLAWEDPAYTDLVRRAREESDPAARLDLYRQCEQTLQSAAIYIPVAYPVTWYLFKPWVSGIPTNSRGDWLPRGELFTRMKAHLRIENRPEA, from the coding sequence ATGCCCAGACAGGACCGCCATCCGCAGCCCTCTTCGAGGCCCAGCCCGGCCGCCGCCGCCCGGCTGAGCCGCCGCGCGTTGCTGGCCGCCGGAGCGCTCGCGCTGCTCGCGGCCTGTCGCGGCGGCAGCGCCGGCTCCGCAACTGACTCCACACCCGTCAGCCGGGGCAGCCAATCTCCCGCCGCTCGACCGTCGCCCGCCGGTGCGGCGTCCCCCCAGCCGACATCGCCAGCCACGGCCCTCAGCACGCCGCCGGCGAGCGGCCCCCAGGTCTTCTACCAATGGGGCTTCGCGGCCGACCCGATCAGTCACGACTTCAACGCCAACCGCTACTGCGGCGGGGAGCCGGAGTTGTGGGCCGGGCTGCTGACGCTCACCCCCGACTTCGAGCCGGTCGCGGACTGGGCCGAGGCCTGGAGCACCAGCCCGGACGGGCTCACCTGGACCTTCCGGCTGCGGCCTAACAACCGCGGCTGGTCCAACGGCGACCCCGTCACCGCTCACGACTTCGTCTGGTCCTGGCAGCGGAAACTCAATCCCGAGACGGCCGCGCCCGACGCGCCGCTCCTGTACGACATCGTGGGTGCCCGGGAGATCCACACGGCGGGCGCGCCTCCGGAAGCCCTGGGCGCCCGCGCTGCCGACGACTGGACGCTCGACGTCGACCTCACCGGCCCCAGCCCACGCTTCCTCGTCATCATCGCCTCCGTCGCCGGGTTCCCGGCCCACCGCCCCTCGGTTGAGCGCCACGGCGACCGCTGGACCGAGGCCGGCAACTGTGTCTCCAACGGCCCGTTCATCCTGACGCGGTGGGAGCGCGGCGTGGCGTTCGAAATCGCCCGCAACCCCAACTACTGGGACGCCGCGCGGGTCGCGCTCGACCGCTGTATCACGCCGATCCTCCCGCTCGACCAGGGTCTGGCTCCCTACGACGACCGTCAGGTGGACTACATCGCCGTCCCGCGGCCGGACCTGCCGGTGGTGCGCAACAGCCCGAATCTGTCGCGCCAGCTCGGCCGCGCCGTCGAGGCGGCCGTGTGGTGCCTCATCCCGCAGGTCACCATGCCGCCCTTCGACGACCTCCGCGTGCGGCAGGCGATCAGCCGCGCCATCGACCGGGAGCGCATCGTCCAGATCACCGAGGGACGTGCCCTGGGCGCCACGAGCCTCATGCCGGTCGGCATGCCCGGGCACTTCAACGATGCTGAGATCGTCCAGATCCAGCAGTTCGACGTCGACGCCGCGCTGGCGCTCCTGGAGGACACGCCCTTCGCCGGGGGGCAGAACTGGCCACCGCTAACCCTCACCATGCGCCAGTCCGATTCGGATGCGGAGCTGATCGCCAACGACGTGATCAGCCAGCTCCGCGAGAACCTCGGCCTCAGCCTCTCACTCGACATCCTCGAACGCGAGGACTTTGACGCCGCGGTCCGGGCGCACGAGCCCGCGCTGATCTGGCTCCGCTGGTGGTTCCACTACCCGGACCCGCACAACGGCTACGGCGACCTCTTCGCGCCCGAGGATCCGCTGCCGCGGCGGCTCGCCTGGGAGGATCCCGCCTACACCGACCTGGTACGCCGCGCCCGCGAGGAGTCTGATCCTGCGGCGCGCCTCGATCTATACCGTCAGTGCGAGCAGACACTGCAGAGCGCGGCAATCTACATCCCGGTCGCCTACCCGGTCACCTGGTATCTCTTCAAGCCGTGGGTGAGCGGCATCCCCACCAACAGCCGAGGCGACTGGCTCCCCCGCGGCGAACTCTTCACCCGCATGAAGGCCCATCTGCGCATCGAGAACCGCCCCGAGGCATAG
- a CDS encoding ROK family protein yields MSDAAIAVDLGGTNIRAALVTRDGAIRHLIRRPTLAQEGPEAVIDRIVALITEVADREGADTSIPVGLSAPGPLNPIAGVVYFATNMPGWDDIPIRDILQQRTQRAVMIGNDGNNAALGEAMFGVARGVQHMIYIALGTGVGGGIISHGQLIEGTRGLGGEVGHVSIDPSGPRCHCGGIGCVEAYAAGWAIARDGELLVHSERSRTIAEIAAGGPITAAVVAEAARAGDPAARAVYERAGRALGVGLAGFVNLFNPEMIVLGGGVAESADLLLDALRETLPRYAMAQIYPDVRIERSALRAHTGIVGAAARVFYTESGNLGAPSA; encoded by the coding sequence ATGAGTGACGCGGCCATCGCCGTCGATCTGGGTGGGACGAACATCCGCGCCGCTCTCGTGACGCGCGACGGCGCGATCCGGCACCTGATCCGCCGCCCGACCCTGGCACAGGAGGGCCCGGAGGCCGTCATCGACCGGATCGTCGCCCTGATCACAGAGGTGGCGGACCGCGAGGGAGCGGACACCAGCATCCCCGTCGGCTTGTCGGCGCCGGGTCCGCTCAACCCGATCGCCGGTGTGGTCTACTTCGCCACCAACATGCCCGGCTGGGACGACATCCCCATCCGCGACATCCTGCAGCAACGCACGCAACGCGCGGTTATGATCGGCAACGACGGCAACAACGCGGCGCTCGGCGAAGCGATGTTCGGTGTGGCCCGAGGCGTGCAGCACATGATCTACATTGCCCTGGGAACCGGTGTCGGCGGCGGCATCATCTCCCACGGACAGTTGATCGAGGGCACCCGCGGGCTCGGCGGCGAGGTGGGTCACGTCTCGATCGACCCGTCCGGGCCGCGCTGCCACTGCGGCGGCATCGGCTGTGTCGAAGCCTACGCCGCCGGCTGGGCCATCGCGCGCGATGGCGAGTTGCTCGTCCACTCCGAGCGATCCCGCACCATCGCCGAGATCGCCGCGGGTGGGCCGATCACCGCTGCGGTCGTGGCCGAGGCCGCCCGCGCAGGGGACCCCGCCGCGCGCGCCGTCTACGAGCGGGCTGGTCGCGCCCTCGGCGTCGGGCTCGCCGGCTTCGTCAATCTCTTCAACCCCGAGATGATCGTCCTCGGGGGCGGCGTGGCCGAGTCGGCCGACCTGCTGCTCGACGCGCTGCGCGAGACCCTGCCCCGCTACGCGATGGCACAGATCTACCCCGACGTGCGGATCGAACGGTCGGCACTCCGTGCCCACACCGGGATCGTCGGCGCGGCCGCGCGCGTCTTCTACACTGAGAGCGGGAACCTCGGCGCCCCCAGCGCCTGA
- a CDS encoding glycosyltransferase family 2 protein codes for MRLQKLSVILPVYNEADTLGEILQQIRAVELPCDREIIAVDDCSTDGSREYLLAEAARSSDLIVLTHDRNLGKGAAVRTALGAITGDVVVIQDADLEYDPRDYTRLLRPIQEGRSKVVYGSRFLGEHKAMYFWYAVGNRFLTLTTNILFNTTLTDMETCYKVFTADVARSIKLRSNRWGFDPEITAKILKQGHRIYEVPVAYNGREFWEGKKITWKDGLTVLATLLRYRLFD; via the coding sequence GTGCGGCTCCAGAAGCTCTCGGTCATCTTGCCGGTCTACAACGAGGCAGACACGCTCGGGGAGATCCTCCAGCAAATCCGCGCCGTCGAGTTGCCCTGCGACCGCGAGATCATCGCCGTTGACGACTGCTCGACCGACGGCAGCCGCGAGTACCTGCTGGCAGAGGCGGCGCGCAGCAGCGACCTGATCGTCCTGACGCACGATCGCAACCTGGGGAAAGGCGCGGCCGTGCGTACCGCGCTGGGGGCCATCACCGGCGACGTCGTCGTCATCCAGGACGCCGATCTGGAGTACGACCCGCGCGACTACACTCGGCTGCTGCGACCGATCCAGGAGGGTCGCTCGAAGGTCGTCTACGGGTCGCGCTTCCTGGGCGAGCACAAGGCAATGTACTTCTGGTACGCGGTCGGCAACCGCTTCCTCACCCTGACGACCAACATCCTGTTCAACACGACCCTCACCGACATGGAGACCTGCTACAAGGTCTTTACCGCAGACGTGGCCCGCTCGATCAAGCTCCGCTCCAACCGCTGGGGCTTCGACCCCGAGATCACCGCCAAGATCCTCAAGCAGGGACACCGGATCTACGAGGTGCCCGTCGCGTACAATGGGCGGGAGTTCTGGGAGGGGAAGAAGATCACCTGGAAGGACGGGCTCACCGTCCTGGCGACCCTGCTGCGCTACCGCCTGTTCGACTAG